One window from the genome of Fulvivirga lutea encodes:
- a CDS encoding glycosyltransferase family 2 protein translates to MDIQISIIVSVYNEEEVLNAFHKEASSVLNKLGKSYELIFVNDGSVDSSRELLSEIAKADKNTKVINFSRNYGHEAAMLAGLDHSKGNCVICMDADLQHPPAVIPQMVEKYESGVDILTMVRTKNPDSGFFKSITSKLFYSILNRISGQKFDINASDFFLVSKRVAKILRTEFREQSRFLRGFIQIVGFNRGYLEYEANQRLAGESKYSIRNLFKYSFNVMLTFSNLPLRLGVSLGILVGLFGLFIAVWEIIMKFKGLTPPGYTTIVVLISFLFAMMFVLIGVIGEYIAVLFKEVKARPIYIIEEILNEDS, encoded by the coding sequence ATGGATATTCAAATTTCCATAATTGTATCAGTTTATAATGAAGAGGAGGTATTAAATGCCTTTCATAAAGAGGCAAGTTCTGTTCTTAACAAATTGGGAAAAAGCTACGAATTGATATTTGTAAATGATGGATCAGTTGATAGCAGTCGAGAGCTTTTATCAGAAATAGCCAAAGCTGATAAAAATACTAAAGTCATCAATTTTTCAAGAAATTATGGGCATGAAGCGGCTATGTTGGCGGGGCTAGATCACAGCAAAGGTAATTGTGTGATTTGTATGGATGCAGACTTGCAGCACCCACCAGCTGTAATTCCTCAAATGGTTGAAAAGTATGAAAGTGGCGTTGATATTTTAACAATGGTAAGGACTAAAAATCCAGATAGTGGTTTCTTTAAATCAATAACCTCCAAACTATTTTATTCCATTCTTAACAGGATTTCTGGTCAGAAATTCGACATAAATGCCTCAGATTTTTTCTTGGTATCCAAAAGAGTTGCGAAAATACTTAGAACTGAGTTTAGAGAACAGTCGAGGTTTTTAAGGGGGTTTATTCAGATTGTTGGCTTTAACAGGGGGTATTTAGAATATGAGGCAAATCAGCGATTAGCTGGCGAAAGTAAATACTCTATCCGAAATCTTTTCAAATATTCATTTAATGTAATGCTTACATTCTCCAACTTGCCTTTAAGACTAGGAGTTTCGTTGGGTATTTTAGTTGGCTTGTTTGGTTTATTCATTGCAGTTTGGGAGATTATTATGAAGTTCAAAGGTTTAACTCCTCCTGGCTATACAACCATTGTCGTTCTTATTAGCTTTTTGTTTGCTATGATGTTTGTTCTTATAGGCGTGATAGGTGAATATATTGCTGTTCTTTTCAAGGAAGTAAAAGCGAGGCCCATCTATATTATCGAGGAAATTTTAAATGAAGATAGTTAA
- a CDS encoding class I SAM-dependent methyltransferase has product MNRKFTNLIRYFMDEWIPPAIRDSKWFMYPFYWYAYKGKNLKSVMDFKSNAYKMSKEEFSDFYTKRDTRFSNSRPTDLSQKCIDFMFDQIGNTDQSLLDVGCGSGYFLEQAAKKGFATTGCDVIKGLKYEHSNYVQANVESLPLDDNSFDIVTCSHTLEHVIDFETSINELKRVAKKLLIVVVPCQRSFYYTLDEHVRFFPYKGALEQAMKMQNFKCEKIWGDLVFIGKIENN; this is encoded by the coding sequence ATGAATAGAAAATTTACAAACCTCATACGCTACTTCATGGATGAGTGGATTCCCCCTGCTATACGTGACTCCAAATGGTTCATGTATCCATTTTATTGGTATGCCTATAAAGGGAAAAACCTAAAAAGCGTAATGGATTTTAAATCCAATGCCTATAAAATGAGTAAAGAAGAATTTAGCGATTTTTATACTAAGAGGGATACAAGGTTTTCTAATAGCCGGCCTACTGATCTTTCTCAAAAATGTATCGATTTCATGTTTGATCAAATTGGTAATACAGATCAATCACTTCTTGACGTTGGCTGCGGATCAGGTTATTTTCTAGAACAGGCAGCAAAAAAGGGGTTTGCTACAACAGGATGTGATGTTATAAAAGGTCTTAAATATGAACATAGTAATTATGTTCAAGCAAACGTAGAAAGCCTGCCTCTAGATGATAATTCATTTGATATCGTTACTTGCTCTCATACTTTAGAACATGTAATCGACTTTGAAACATCTATAAACGAATTGAAAAGAGTAGCTAAAAAACTGCTCATAGTAGTAGTGCCATGCCAGCGCTCATTTTATTATACTTTGGATGAGCATGTTCGCTTTTTCCCTTATAAAGGTGCATTGGAGCAGGCTATGAAAATGCAAAATTTTAAGTGTGAAAAAATTTGGGGCGACTTAGTTTTTATTGGCAAAATAGAGAATAACTAA
- a CDS encoding carboxypeptidase-like regulatory domain-containing protein: protein MSKSEHHIDKLTPELIEKYHGGKLSESEAYQVERLMLNSDFDSEAMEGFENYSGDIANDLNQLNSQLEKRIAEEKNDNQFFWIKIAASILILALSSYLIWDLAQSESLKPLNVADNEVNESKLEEASSLAIDSVEEKQRVEDIPAIAQNKPQPSQKPEKIALPQAEVAEEIPTNNEESIAGSGASAAEALAYEPEEDFDSFMADEEIAEEVVKSEVRSEESRETAAKKISSEPIQSTDVSRRNTAKKSKLEAASPSAINDINSYTATVKGKVTSAEDGSPLPGVNVVLKGTTNGTVTDLEGNYKIDVNPSDKNTLVYSFIGLASEEVSLGSKTELNIRMQADVQQLSEVVVTRSNTDNLGGIYKFAQPVIGMNAYKKYLTENINYPDDKEVEAGKVIVTFDVKEDGSLDNYQIKRGLTEWHNNEALRLVKEGPAWEPSTNDGVPETGNVKVVVKFRP from the coding sequence GTGAGTAAGTCAGAACACCATATTGATAAATTAACACCTGAATTGATTGAAAAATATCATGGAGGGAAACTATCAGAATCCGAAGCCTATCAGGTGGAGCGATTGATGCTAAATTCTGATTTTGATAGTGAAGCGATGGAAGGTTTTGAAAATTATTCCGGTGATATTGCAAATGATTTAAACCAGTTAAATTCTCAATTAGAGAAAAGGATTGCTGAGGAAAAAAATGACAATCAGTTTTTTTGGATTAAAATAGCGGCTTCCATTTTAATTCTTGCCTTGAGCAGTTATCTCATTTGGGATCTAGCTCAAAGTGAAAGCTTGAAACCTCTAAATGTCGCAGATAATGAAGTAAATGAATCGAAATTGGAAGAAGCTTCTTCACTAGCGATAGATTCAGTAGAAGAAAAACAAAGAGTGGAAGATATTCCTGCCATAGCACAAAACAAACCTCAACCTTCGCAAAAACCGGAAAAAATTGCTCTGCCACAGGCAGAAGTAGCTGAGGAAATACCAACCAATAACGAAGAGTCTATTGCGGGTAGTGGTGCAAGTGCTGCTGAAGCCCTTGCCTATGAGCCGGAAGAAGATTTTGATTCATTTATGGCAGATGAAGAAATAGCTGAAGAAGTAGTTAAAAGTGAAGTGCGTAGCGAAGAAAGTCGTGAAACTGCGGCTAAAAAAATAAGCTCAGAACCTATTCAAAGTACTGATGTTAGTAGAAGAAATACAGCCAAAAAATCGAAGTTGGAAGCAGCTTCACCCAGTGCAATAAACGATATCAATTCATATACTGCCACAGTAAAAGGTAAAGTTACATCTGCTGAGGACGGCTCTCCTCTACCAGGAGTAAATGTAGTATTAAAAGGAACTACAAATGGAACAGTAACAGATTTGGAAGGTAATTACAAAATAGATGTTAATCCTTCTGATAAAAATACTCTTGTCTATAGTTTTATTGGTCTGGCTTCAGAAGAGGTTTCCCTGGGTTCAAAAACTGAATTAAACATTCGAATGCAAGCAGATGTACAGCAGCTAAGTGAAGTAGTGGTTACACGCAGTAACACAGATAATTTAGGTGGGATTTACAAGTTTGCTCAGCCGGTTATTGGAATGAATGCTTATAAAAAGTACCTGACTGAAAATATTAACTATCCAGATGATAAAGAAGTTGAAGCAGGTAAAGTCATTGTAACCTTTGATGTAAAAGAGGATGGTTCACTAGATAATTATCAAATAAAAAGAGGATTGACCGAATGGCATAACAATGAGGCCTTACGACTGGTTAAGGAAGGCCCTGCTTGGGAACCATCAACAAATGATGGAGTTCCTGAAACCGGAAATGTTAAAGTTGTTGTAAAATTTAGGCCATAA
- a CDS encoding sigma-70 family RNA polymerase sigma factor: MSDSQRQNYSHKEKQEVFDQEFMPHINAMYNFAFRLTFDEDDAKDLVQDTYLKAYRFINSFEKGTNAKAWLFRIMKNSFINDFRKKSKEPAKVDYQEVETFYNSDDVDKAITSDLRVEAVQDMMGDEISNALNSLDVDFRTVIILCDLEGFKYDEMAKILDIPIGTVRSRLHRARNLLKEKLRDYANKMGFKN; the protein is encoded by the coding sequence ATGTCCGATTCACAACGTCAAAATTACTCGCATAAGGAAAAGCAAGAAGTCTTTGATCAAGAGTTCATGCCTCATATTAATGCGATGTATAATTTTGCATTTCGCCTAACCTTTGATGAAGATGATGCTAAAGACTTGGTACAAGATACTTATCTGAAGGCATACAGATTTATCAACTCTTTTGAGAAGGGTACTAATGCAAAGGCTTGGCTTTTCAGAATAATGAAAAATAGTTTCATTAACGACTTCAGAAAGAAAAGTAAAGAGCCTGCTAAGGTAGATTATCAAGAGGTGGAAACTTTTTATAACTCAGACGATGTTGATAAAGCTATAACCTCAGATTTGAGAGTAGAGGCGGTGCAAGATATGATGGGAGATGAAATCTCCAATGCACTAAATTCACTTGATGTTGACTTTAGGACGGTAATTATTTTATGTGACTTAGAAGGTTTTAAATACGATGAGATGGCAAAAATTCTTGATATTCCCATTGGTACGGTTAGATCAAGATTGCACAGGGCACGAAACCTTCTCAAAGAAAAATTAAGAGATTACGCTAACAAAATGGGATTCAAAAATTAA
- a CDS encoding vWA domain-containing protein has protein sequence MKTKLIYVVLLISLFSIQAISQIKVSGKVTSAEDGSAFAGINILLKGTSTGTVSDVNGDYSIEVPNSKSVLVFSFIGLVTEEIKVGSKTIINVQMSPDTQQLSEVVVSGKGRTSKKEHKAATMDYAEEISMSGAAYRHHQPVQVYQETNTEEYAEISENGFKNPFQDPISTFSIDVDAASYSNVRRFLNLGQMPPKDAVRIEEMINYFDYDYEQPKNSDPFAINTEVAPSPWNKDHKLVHIGLQGKDISMDNLPPSNLVFLLDVSGSMSAQNKLPLLKSAFKMLIDKLRPEDKVAIVVYAGAAGEVLPSTSASEKDKILDALDQLNAGGSTAGGAGIELAYKIAQKNFIKDGNNRIILATDGDFNVGASSDKAMEELIEEKRDAGVFLTVLGFGMGNYKDSKMEILADKGNGNYAYIDNILEAKKVLVNEFGGTLFTIAKDVKIQVEFNPAKVQAYRLVGYENRLLAPEDFNNDKKDAGELGAGHTVTALYEIIPVGVKSQFVVDDLKYQKTQITEGAKNSSELMTVKLRYKKPDGDTSKLIVKTINDDKKSMDDTSDNFRWSAAVAAFGMQLRDSDFKGDLNYLDIMNLAKSARGKDEEGYRAEFIRMVESCKLLARN, from the coding sequence ATGAAAACGAAATTAATTTATGTAGTACTGTTGATAAGCCTTTTTTCTATTCAGGCTATCAGCCAAATTAAAGTGTCCGGTAAAGTAACGTCAGCTGAAGATGGATCAGCATTTGCTGGAATTAATATCTTGCTAAAAGGCACTAGTACTGGTACTGTTTCAGACGTCAACGGTGATTACTCCATTGAAGTACCTAATTCTAAATCGGTACTGGTATTTAGTTTTATTGGCCTTGTTACAGAGGAAATAAAAGTAGGTAGCAAGACTATTATTAATGTGCAGATGAGCCCGGATACTCAACAATTGAGTGAAGTAGTAGTGAGTGGTAAGGGCAGAACATCTAAAAAAGAGCATAAAGCCGCTACAATGGATTATGCAGAAGAAATATCTATGTCAGGTGCGGCTTACAGACACCATCAGCCAGTTCAAGTTTATCAGGAAACAAACACCGAAGAGTATGCCGAAATATCGGAAAACGGATTTAAAAATCCTTTTCAAGATCCAATTTCAACATTTTCTATTGATGTGGATGCTGCATCATATAGTAATGTGAGAAGGTTTTTGAACCTGGGCCAGATGCCACCGAAAGATGCAGTTAGAATTGAAGAAATGATCAATTACTTTGATTACGATTATGAACAACCTAAAAATAGCGATCCATTTGCGATCAATACAGAAGTAGCCCCTTCTCCATGGAACAAAGATCACAAGCTTGTGCACATCGGATTACAAGGAAAAGATATAAGCATGGATAATTTACCTCCATCAAACCTGGTTTTCCTTTTGGATGTTTCAGGTTCTATGAGTGCTCAAAATAAATTACCATTATTAAAGTCTGCCTTTAAAATGTTGATTGATAAGTTAAGACCAGAAGATAAAGTAGCTATTGTGGTATATGCAGGTGCTGCTGGTGAAGTATTACCTTCTACAAGTGCTTCTGAGAAGGATAAAATATTAGATGCCTTAGATCAATTAAATGCTGGTGGCTCTACTGCTGGTGGAGCAGGAATTGAATTGGCCTATAAGATTGCTCAAAAGAACTTTATTAAGGATGGGAATAACAGAATTATCCTCGCCACAGATGGAGACTTCAATGTAGGTGCATCAAGCGATAAGGCAATGGAAGAATTGATCGAAGAGAAAAGAGATGCCGGAGTTTTTTTGACTGTTCTAGGTTTTGGAATGGGCAACTATAAAGATTCTAAAATGGAAATTTTGGCTGACAAGGGTAATGGAAACTATGCTTACATCGATAATATTTTAGAGGCCAAAAAAGTATTGGTGAATGAGTTTGGAGGAACACTTTTCACCATTGCCAAGGATGTCAAAATCCAGGTAGAATTTAACCCTGCCAAAGTGCAAGCTTACAGATTAGTGGGTTATGAAAACAGATTATTAGCACCTGAAGATTTTAATAACGATAAAAAAGATGCTGGTGAATTAGGAGCGGGACATACTGTGACTGCTTTATATGAAATAATTCCGGTAGGAGTAAAAAGCCAGTTTGTGGTAGATGATTTAAAATACCAGAAAACACAAATTACTGAAGGCGCAAAAAACTCTTCGGAATTGATGACTGTGAAGCTCAGATACAAAAAGCCAGATGGTGATACGAGTAAACTGATTGTTAAAACCATTAATGATGATAAGAAGTCGATGGATGATACTTCGGATAATTTCAGATGGTCAGCAGCCGTTGCAGCTTTTGGAATGCAATTAAGAGATTCTGATTTTAAAGGAGACTTGAATTATCTGGATATCATGAACTTGGCAAAATCAGCTCGTGGAAAAGACGAAGAAGGGTATAGGGCTGAGTTCATTAGAATGGTAGAGTCTTGTAAATTACTTGCTCGCAATTAG
- the gmk gene encoding guanylate kinase, with translation MRKGKAIIFSAPSGSGKTTIVRHLVKVIPSLGFSISACTRDKRGRNEENGKDYYFLTPEEFKNKIDNDEFVEWEEVYAGNFYGTLKSEVQRIWDSGKDVIFDVDVKGGLHLKEYFGDSALAIFVKVPSMEVLKERLTDRKTETEDSLSRRIFKAKFEMTFEDKFDVSLVNEDLDESLLKAEKLVGDFLNK, from the coding sequence GTGCGAAAAGGAAAAGCAATAATCTTCTCTGCACCCTCTGGTTCAGGGAAAACTACGATTGTACGCCACCTGGTTAAAGTAATTCCTAGCTTGGGCTTCTCTATTTCTGCCTGCACACGCGACAAACGCGGTAGAAATGAAGAAAACGGGAAAGATTATTATTTCCTTACCCCTGAAGAATTCAAAAACAAAATTGATAACGATGAATTTGTGGAATGGGAAGAGGTATATGCCGGTAATTTTTACGGAACACTAAAATCTGAGGTTCAAAGAATTTGGGATTCCGGCAAGGATGTAATTTTTGATGTTGATGTTAAAGGAGGACTACACCTAAAAGAGTATTTTGGGGATTCTGCACTGGCTATTTTTGTGAAAGTGCCATCAATGGAAGTTTTAAAAGAACGGTTAACAGATCGTAAAACTGAAACGGAAGACAGTCTTTCCAGAAGAATTTTCAAAGCAAAATTTGAAATGACTTTCGAAGATAAATTCGATGTTTCCTTAGTGAACGAAGACTTGGATGAATCTCTTTTGAAGGCAGAAAAATTAGTTGGCGATTTTTTAAATAAATGA
- a CDS encoding zf-HC2 domain-containing protein: MDSNPTEKSSTNQPDHSECMKLLQLVLDDEATPTEREVFEKHVCNCMPYFEIYQVDKAIKSLVKKTCCGKDMPTDLANEIRAKLFQKAD, from the coding sequence ATGGATTCAAACCCTACCGAAAAGAGCAGCACTAACCAGCCAGATCACAGTGAGTGTATGAAGCTTCTCCAGCTTGTGCTTGATGACGAAGCTACACCTACTGAAAGGGAAGTTTTTGAAAAACATGTATGTAATTGCATGCCATACTTTGAAATTTATCAGGTTGACAAAGCAATTAAATCATTAGTGAAGAAGACATGCTGTGGCAAAGACATGCCTACTGATTTAGCTAATGAAATACGTGCAAAACTTTTTCAAAAAGCAGACTAA
- a CDS encoding lipopolysaccharide core heptose(II) kinase RfaY: MKQLNRLKYKNWTLISAPDVGVEDAKELFHTVQDSKFETCEVLKDNQRSEVKRIKVSDNDFVLKIPKEKNSRFWIRFLTLFRKGEAQKNLKSMMILKNIGVKTTNPILAAEKRSFGMVVDSWLLYQFVDGRSCLNQPETYKKVIDTLESIHQYGFIHGDPQIRNFIQKDSDIYVIDANPQKAGMTGFDFGYEWAYLRKSDKGIQPILDDLIDSKWYKFAIWYDKVDRKLARLRKRVKKVFGVKSS; this comes from the coding sequence TTGAAGCAACTGAACAGGTTAAAGTATAAGAATTGGACATTAATTAGTGCTCCAGATGTAGGTGTTGAAGATGCCAAGGAGTTGTTTCATACTGTCCAGGATTCAAAATTTGAGACCTGTGAAGTGCTTAAGGATAACCAAAGAAGCGAGGTAAAGCGGATAAAAGTTTCTGACAATGATTTTGTTTTAAAAATTCCGAAAGAAAAGAATTCTCGATTTTGGATTAGATTTTTAACATTATTCAGAAAAGGGGAAGCTCAAAAGAATCTCAAATCTATGATGATTCTTAAGAATATAGGTGTTAAAACTACTAACCCTATTTTAGCTGCTGAAAAAAGGTCTTTTGGAATGGTGGTCGATTCATGGCTTTTGTATCAGTTTGTTGATGGCAGATCGTGCCTGAACCAGCCTGAAACTTACAAAAAGGTGATTGACACACTTGAGTCCATTCATCAGTATGGGTTCATTCATGGTGACCCTCAAATTAGAAACTTCATTCAGAAGGACTCTGACATTTATGTAATTGATGCCAACCCTCAGAAGGCTGGCATGACAGGATTTGATTTTGGCTATGAATGGGCTTATTTAAGAAAGAGTGACAAAGGCATTCAGCCAATTCTTGATGATCTGATAGATTCCAAATGGTACAAGTTCGCTATTTGGTATGATAAAGTTGATCGAAAATTGGCGAGGCTTAGAAAAAGGGTGAAAAAGGTGTTTGGTGTTAAATCTTCTTGA
- a CDS encoding glycosyltransferase family 39 protein, whose protein sequence is MKIVNQTLSIFQNKIVLYALFIIFGLAWLFTFHNRYIEADECILGEYSYSFLHEGFVRVKSIPAIQDWDVRLFPHHRFFTWFGAAVIGIFGWSITWLKVSILPWYGLFFVLLHQYFRLNNLSKSQFILAALFVFTTPIILLKSYSFRPDVILMTEGMGLLYFISKYKNEKQVKDLVFAGAFAGLGFLTHLNGAAFCIAGFLFLLIRKEFKALIPYTLAGAVVGGIYFIELLPDNNFQKFIDQLTNWPTVNHGENFMGSGPISLVMGRVQKLLSEHQRFFWGDRVMGFSIVFFLTLILSFKKLKQNHSDLLLFMLVLVLSLNMFGSHIAERYLLFYYGPMAIITSLGIFYVAEDTKWKQVLVSLSVLLHFVFSVMMIGKIVDRSEPIAENNEEILSHIKDDGKILVPYEMIYNEFPSRDLYVYKTYEYLQESMPDKKMSQLQLFEKASELGMDYIVINRNLANDKGRWFYNWKIEENSYYEEYHQDDKSLILKKI, encoded by the coding sequence ATGAAGATAGTTAATCAAACCCTTAGTATTTTTCAGAATAAAATAGTGCTTTATGCACTATTTATCATTTTTGGCTTGGCTTGGTTGTTTACTTTCCATAACAGGTATATTGAAGCTGATGAATGCATCTTAGGCGAGTATAGTTATTCATTTCTTCATGAAGGTTTCGTAAGAGTAAAATCAATTCCAGCCATTCAGGATTGGGATGTAAGGCTATTTCCTCACCATCGTTTTTTTACATGGTTCGGTGCAGCAGTTATTGGAATATTTGGCTGGTCAATCACTTGGCTAAAGGTATCTATTTTACCATGGTATGGCTTATTTTTTGTTTTACTACATCAGTACTTCAGATTGAACAACCTATCTAAAAGCCAATTTATACTAGCCGCATTATTCGTATTTACAACGCCTATAATTTTGCTCAAATCCTATTCATTCAGACCGGATGTTATACTAATGACTGAGGGAATGGGTCTTTTGTATTTTATTTCGAAATACAAAAACGAAAAACAGGTAAAAGATCTGGTATTCGCAGGTGCGTTTGCCGGATTAGGTTTTCTAACTCATTTGAACGGAGCAGCGTTCTGTATTGCAGGCTTCTTATTTCTTCTGATTCGAAAAGAATTTAAAGCATTAATCCCTTATACCCTTGCTGGAGCTGTAGTGGGTGGAATTTATTTTATCGAGTTATTACCAGATAATAATTTCCAAAAATTTATTGATCAGCTAACCAATTGGCCTACTGTTAATCATGGTGAGAATTTTATGGGATCAGGGCCAATTTCGCTTGTCATGGGAAGAGTACAAAAACTTCTTTCAGAACATCAACGGTTTTTTTGGGGTGATCGAGTGATGGGCTTTTCAATAGTATTTTTCTTAACTCTAATACTGAGTTTTAAGAAATTAAAACAAAACCATTCAGACTTGCTTTTATTTATGCTGGTTTTGGTATTGTCTTTAAACATGTTCGGAAGCCACATTGCAGAACGTTATTTACTCTTCTATTACGGACCGATGGCAATCATTACTAGTTTGGGTATTTTTTATGTAGCTGAGGATACAAAGTGGAAACAAGTCCTTGTCTCGTTATCTGTTTTGCTTCATTTTGTATTTAGTGTTATGATGATTGGCAAAATAGTAGACAGAAGTGAGCCAATTGCTGAAAATAACGAGGAGATTCTATCTCACATAAAAGATGATGGTAAGATACTAGTGCCTTACGAAATGATCTATAATGAATTTCCATCTAGAGATCTTTATGTATATAAAACCTATGAATATCTTCAGGAAAGCATGCCTGATAAAAAGATGAGTCAATTACAATTGTTTGAGAAGGCAAGTGAATTGGGCATGGATTATATTGTGATCAATAGAAATTTAGCAAATGATAAAGGAAGGTGGTTTTATAACTGGAAAATTGAGGAGAACTCCTATTATGAGGAGTATCATCAGGATGATAAATCTTTAATTCTCAAGAAGATTTAA
- a CDS encoding RNA polymerase sigma factor, whose amino-acid sequence MKLLGELYKPYMHLVYGLCLKYLKNKEESQDAVMQIFEKLIDAVKKHDIQNFKSWLYVLAKNHCLMKLRSNKTNVDIDNSIIMESDYQLHHKDEEDLEDNLVKLEKCIAQLQDAQKTCVELFFLKKKPYQTIAEKTGFEMKKIKSYIQNGKRNLKICMENQSE is encoded by the coding sequence TTGAAATTACTTGGCGAGCTCTATAAACCGTATATGCATTTGGTTTATGGATTATGCCTGAAGTATTTAAAAAATAAGGAGGAGAGCCAGGATGCAGTCATGCAGATATTTGAGAAGTTGATTGATGCTGTTAAGAAGCATGATATCCAAAACTTTAAAAGCTGGTTGTATGTGCTAGCAAAGAATCATTGTCTGATGAAATTGAGATCCAACAAAACGAATGTTGATATTGATAATTCAATAATTATGGAATCTGACTATCAATTGCATCATAAGGATGAAGAGGATTTGGAAGACAACCTCGTTAAATTGGAAAAATGTATTGCTCAACTTCAAGATGCGCAAAAAACTTGTGTTGAATTGTTCTTCTTGAAGAAAAAGCCTTATCAAACCATTGCTGAAAAAACAGGGTTTGAAATGAAGAAAATTAAAAGCTACATTCAGAATGGTAAGCGGAACTTGAAAATATGTATGGAGAATCAAAGTGAGTAA